A region of the Stieleria neptunia genome:
TCCACGCATGCACAGGTTCGCAGACTCCGCCGTGTTCCGTTGCGTCTCGCCGGAGATAACGACGCACCGGATGTTGTCTTCCCCATAGGCAGACAAGGTCGACACACGAGACTACATTGATTTCGGAGCTCTATTTCTGGCCTGCGTTTCCCTCCGGGGCGGACGCTCAGCAGGACGTTGTTACCGCGGTCGCACCTCCGCTGGAGGCCGAAATGGTAGGCTAAACCTTTTTCGTAGAACACTTTCAATTCCTATTCCAAACCGGTTTTATCCCGGCACACCTGCCACCCCATCGTTCTGCCCCCATCGTTCTGCCCCCATCGTTCTGCCCCCATCGTTCTGCCCCCATCGTTCTGCCCCCATCGTTCTGCCCAACACCTTCTACTACCGCATCCGCTCCACCTCATACTGCCGGTGCGGTTCCTCTTGATTCGGCTTGCGGATTCGAAACCCCGGACGATTCTCAAACGCTTCGTGAACCGATTCGGCGCGTTCCAGATCAACAGCTCCGGAATGGGCGTACAGCAGATAGCGAAGCACCAGCGGATTTTCATCGGTAATCTCGATCGCGGTCTTCATCCCGGGTGACGCCCCCATCCAGCCGTCTTGGCGGACATGCCAATGCGTCGGAAAGCCGGGATTGCTCGGATGATCAAAATACGTGATCCCTTCTTCGACCAGCTTGCGTCCCCCAGCGGCCGGTACGGCGATCGGGCCGGAATAATCCATCCACCGTGACTGTTTCTCGTGCAGGCTCGGTTCGCCCTGAACACCGGCGTCGTTGGTCAATCGTCCGCCTCCGAAATAGGCGGACAGACTGGCGGCCACGCGGACGGCCAAAACGCCGAAATTGGTCTGCTCCAACGTCACCTTGCCTCTTCCCTCGCCCGGACGAAACGTCAATTGAAACTCGACCGCGTGCTCGGCGGTTTCCGCGTCGTTCTCGATCCCCATCAACGCGACGACGACATCCTGTTGCATTCGCTCGACGCCCTCGCCGTCGATCCAGACCAGGTGCGTCGCCATGACGGCTTCATCATCCCCGTCACGGTAACGATACCAGTGGGTTTGTCGGATGACGGATCCGGTGCCGTCGGCCCAAAAATTCACGCCGTCGACTTTGTGGTGGGCAAACCAGACGGATCGATGGTGGTCATGATTCTGGGCGCCCGGGTGCCCCATCCGCGTCAACGTTTCTCCCGACGGTCCGTTGAACGGATAAAAAAACGGTCGCGGGTACTGTGGTCCATAGTGCCAACGCAGCTTTTCGCGACCATCGATTCGCAAGGAGACTTCATGATTGGCCAGCGGCACGATCTCGCATCGGGGCGGATGATAATCCTGTGCGATCGCTGAACGTCCCAATCCACAGATCACCAGCACCATCCACAATCCGGCACCGCATCGATCACCCAACACACTACATTTCATTCCGGGTCTCCTTTCATCATTGACGGACTTGCTCGGTCCCGACGGGCGGCAGTTGATCGACGAAACCTGCTTCGGTGCGTTTCAATTCATCGACCGTCGCGTTTCGCAATCGCTCTAACAAGTGATCGTTTGCCGGGTCGTGCGCGAGGTTGATCAATTCCTCGCGGTCGTTTTCGATGTCGTACAACTCTTCGGTTTCACCGGCAACCAGATTGCGGATGTACTTGTAGCGTCCTTCACACAACATCACGTACCAGGGGACTCCGGGGCCGTGGTACAAGTCGGGGTCATCGTTTGCCGGAATTTGATCGGTCGC
Encoded here:
- a CDS encoding DUF6807 domain-containing protein — translated: MKCSVLGDRCGAGLWMVLVICGLGRSAIAQDYHPPRCEIVPLANHEVSLRIDGREKLRWHYGPQYPRPFFYPFNGPSGETLTRMGHPGAQNHDHHRSVWFAHHKVDGVNFWADGTGSVIRQTHWYRYRDGDDEAVMATHLVWIDGEGVERMQQDVVVALMGIENDAETAEHAVEFQLTFRPGEGRGKVTLEQTNFGVLAVRVAASLSAYFGGGRLTNDAGVQGEPSLHEKQSRWMDYSGPIAVPAAGGRKLVEEGITYFDHPSNPGFPTHWHVRQDGWMGASPGMKTAIEITDENPLVLRYLLYAHSGAVDLERAESVHEAFENRPGFRIRKPNQEEPHRQYEVERMR